A single region of the Epinephelus moara isolate mb chromosome 16, YSFRI_EMoa_1.0, whole genome shotgun sequence genome encodes:
- the LOC126403070 gene encoding cytosolic sulfotransferase 1-like has translation MAFSTHSQKNRVGGQAPHLSLNQQDSSSSPVRAKVLLGAKLQGNTWISCILDLLHVGPTSDPLYKRVIPLEICMPSVPGLGPSPPVLKGPELVDMLTHSPRIIKTHLPVQFVPKSFWEQNCKIVYLARNAQDSVVSYFHFERMTMIHPEPEDWSSYLQRFMEGKMVFGSWYDHVSSFWEKKQSYPNLHYMFYEDLNKDTGRELDRLCCFLGLSPSAEEKEAFLRRVQFDEMKKNDKVNLSTFRVMDFTKSSFMRKGKVGDWKNHFTVAQSEEFDEDYKKKMKNPTLQFCTEA, from the exons ATGGCTTTCTCCACCCATAGTCAAAAGAACAGAGTTGGTGGACAAGCTCCCCACCTCTCCTTGAATCAGCAAGACTCATCTTCCAGTCCAGTTCGTGCCAAAGTCCTTTTGGGAGCAAAACTGCAAG GAAACACCTGGATCTCCTGCATCCTTGACCTGCTGCATGTTGGTCCAACATCTGATCCTCTCTATAAAAGAGTGATTCCCTTGGAGATCTGCATGCCTAGTGTGCCAG GATTAGGGCCTTCTCCACCAGTGCTAAAAGGACCAGAGCTAGTGGACATGCTCACCCACTCTCCTCGAATCATCAAGACTCATCTtccagtccagtttgtgcctaAGTCCTTTTGGGAGCAAAACTGCAAG aTCGTCTACCTGGCCCGCAATGCACAGGACAGTGTGGTGTCTTATTTCCATTTTGAACGCATGACTATGATTCACCCAGAGCCTGAAGACTGGAGCAGCTACCTCCAGAGATTCATGGAGGGAAAGA TGGTCTTTGGATCCTGGTACGACCATGTGAGCAGCTTTTGGGAGAAGAAACAGAGTTATCCAAATCTCCACTACATGTTCTACGAAGATCTGAACAAG GATACTGGACGAGAACTAGACAGACTCTGCTGCTTTCTTGGTCTGTCTCCTTCAGCTGAGGAGAAGGAAGCGTTTCTCAGAAGAGTGCAGtttgatgaaatgaaaaagaacgACAAGGTTAATCTTTCAACGTTTAGAGTGATGGATTTCACAAAATCTTCCTTCATGAGGAAAG GTAAAGTTGGTGACTGGAAGAACCATTTCACTGTGGCCCAGAGTGAAGAGTTTGATGAAGACTACAAGAAAAAGATGAAGAATCCTACCCTGCAGTTTTGTACTGAAGCTTAG